The region ATAGTAACTACTCTCATCCTCAATGGAGAATTTGTAATTGCTGTTGATGGAACTGTGAACGTTCCTGTAGTAGCTACTGTTCCAACTGACGTTAATACAGCAGGTTTATTAAGAACTTTTTCACTTGCTTCGAATGTTCCGTTTTTATTGAAATCTATCCAAACTGCCATTGCACTTGTATTTCCTGTTGCAGTAGGAGTTGTAACAGATACACTTATCGAGTTAGAACTGTTTGTTAACAAAGTAGGCTGCAATGCAGAATTCACTGTAAAATCCGAATACATTGATGCTCCAGTTGTATTATTTACACTTGCTAATGTTACATTTGATACATAATCCAGCGTTGCGTTAGTACTTGTATCTGTACAATAATTTGTACAAACAGTTGAGAATGTAATAGGAGCAGAATAAGGACCAGTTACGCCAGAACAAACAGCTGCAACTTGTACTTGATATGATGAACAACTTGTTAAATTACTCAGCGTATATGTGTTACTACTTACTGGAACTGTAGTCCATGTCGACGCAGATGACAACTTATATTGTAAAGAATATGAACTCGCCCCATTCACCGGAGCCCAAGAAACAGTACCACCTACACTTGTAAGACTTGATGCAGCCAATCCAACAGGAGCAGAACCACAACTTGCTTGTGTACTTACTGTAATTTTTTTCAATGCATAGAAAACGTTTCCAATTGCGGAAATACGCACCACTATCAGTTGACCGTTTAGAGATGCAGGCAGAGCAACTATAGTTGCAGTACCATTATTAGGTGTAGACGCAGCCAATACTGTCCAGCTCACACCATTATCCGTAGAATAATCTATTTTTACATTAGCCACATTATAAGGGGCAGCAGACGTATTTACAACATCCCAAGTTAAATTCGTAGATGTATTACTAAACACATAACCTGAAGTAATTTGGAATGGCCCATCACTACCTACCGTAATTGATTGCTGAGCAAAATTAGTTTGTTGCTGAGTAGCATTTGCATTATTATCTCTTACTGTAACAGCAAAATTAGAAGTTCTTGCGACCTGAGATGTAGATTCCCATGTATTCAAAGAGTTATCCAAAACCCCCGCAAGTACTGATGGAAATTTAGGGAAATACCTTGTAGGACTTGTCGTAGGAGTGAAAGATCTAAATGACGCACCATACGTAGTAGTTCCTAAATTTGTTTTATTAATTGTTTGAGCAGATGTAGATCCACTGTCAACTTCTTCCCATGTATATGTCATTGGATCATTCTCAGGATCCGTAGCACTAGCTGTTAATACAAAAGCCGTTTTATTAGGAATTGTATAACTTGGTAATGAAGCTATCGTAGGAGGATTATTCGTAACAGAGGTTTCAGTATCACATGTTTTATTAGACAAACTTAAATTGGTTTGTACTTGTCCTATACTCGCTTTATGAAAATAAGCATCAGAATGTGCCTGTACATCTGTAGAAGTACCCGTAATTCCTGCATATCCCATAATTGTTGATCCAGATCCTGGCTCAACATTCACCCCAGTCCCTTCAATAGAATGAGAAAAGGTATGATTTGCTCCTAATTGGTGTCCCATTTCGTGAGCCACATAATCAATATCAAAATTATCACCCTGAGGTACACCATCTGCAGGAGATGTATATCCTGAACCTTTATAAGATGCAAAAGCACCTCCGCCAACAGAAAGTGTATTATTACACACACAACCAATACATCCTGCGTTACCGCCGCCTCCAGAAGCACCAAATAAGTGCCCTATATCAAAATTAGCATCCCCAACATTATTATGCAAGGTATTCATCAATTCTGTATTCCAGTTTCCCATGCTTGAGGAAGGAGAATAAGGATCGGTAGTTGCATCAGTATAAATAACTCCTGGATAGCTCTGAAGAATAAGGTGCAATGCAAAGTCTTTTTCAAATACTCCATTTACTCTTGTCATTGTCGCATTAATTGCCGTTAAAGCTCCAGCAACTGTACCCCCAAAATAAGTCGTATATTCTCCCGTAACTGACATTACCAATCTCATTGTACGGTATTTTTTATCTGAACTTTTATTGAATGTTCCAGGTTGATGAGTAAATGTTTTTGCATTATCATACAGATTCTCTACCTGTTGTATTGCATTTGGATTCTCGGTAGTGCTACAAGTAAAAGGTTTATCACCTGTCTTTTTCGTTTTTGGATGTACTGCATATAATCCTGTCGATTTATCCACGGGCTCTATAAACTCATAATTTCCGTTTTTAAATAACATAGATTGGAAATCGTTTGGCGCCACAGAAAACCTAATCTGTTGTGTAGGATCATCAACCGCAGCACCTACATAAGAACCTAACTGATATTGATCAGCAAGCTCTTTTACCACAACAGGAAAGCTATATACATTAAATTTCTGAACTTTGCCTTCTAGTGTTGGTACAGATATTACAACCGGTTTAGCATTTGCCCCCATCTCAACAGCATTCTTCAGTTGCTCACGAATCTGATTTATATCCAGTTTGTAATAGCTTCTCATGGAGTTAGTAGCTACGGGAACAACTTCCCCTCTTTTCGGGTTCCCGGCAGAACCACTTGCCCCATTGGATGGAGACCATTGTGCGGTAGCCGTACCTGCCAACAATCCCACAAACAAGGATGTAATTATTTTTTTCATATAAACAAATCTTAATAATTATTTAATCCCCAAATATAATGCTTTAAAATTATTCAAAATGTATAAAAAACTAAAAATTATGTTAAATAATCATTTTACAAAAAATCAAATATTGGTGATAAAAAAACCTCAAGCAATTTGCTTGAGGTTATATATAGAATAATAATAAGATTATTATTATTTTTTAATAAACTTAATACTTTCAGAAAGGTTAATATCTTTGACAGTAATAATATAAGTTCCTTTAACCAGATCAGCCACTCTTACCTGATTATTATTAATATCTCCAGATTTCACCAATTGTCCTACTGCATTATGAATTTCAAATTTAGCTTTCGCTGAAACTTTAGTTACATTAAGCACATCACTTGCAGGATTCGGGTAAATTTGAATGCTGTTTTGTTTTACAAAATTTTCTTCTTTAGTACCCAATACCAATACTTTAAATGACTTAGACTGTGTACTTCCGAAATTAGTTGATCCTTCAGCAAAAATAATATTTCCTGCAGAGTTTTTCAAATTATAATAACCGTACAATGCAATACCATCCCCATAACTATCATTAATTGTAAATACGTAACAATCCGGTGTCAAATTCCATGTTTCAGTAACCAAAGCAGGCAACGATTGAATCTGACCTCCAACCTGTACACCATTTAAATATGGACCTCCAGATTTCACAACATTTCCAGCACTGTTTGTTAACGTCCAAGTAGTTTCTGTACCGTAAAAATCTGGTTGAAGAGTAAAATTAACAGTTGTATTAGCAACCGGTGTAGTTGCATATGTTCCTGCAATAGA is a window of Candidatus Chryseobacterium colombiense DNA encoding:
- a CDS encoding M12 family metallo-peptidase, which translates into the protein MKKIITSLFVGLLAGTATAQWSPSNGASGSAGNPKRGEVVPVATNSMRSYYKLDINQIREQLKNAVEMGANAKPVVISVPTLEGKVQKFNVYSFPVVVKELADQYQLGSYVGAAVDDPTQQIRFSVAPNDFQSMLFKNGNYEFIEPVDKSTGLYAVHPKTKKTGDKPFTCSTTENPNAIQQVENLYDNAKTFTHQPGTFNKSSDKKYRTMRLVMSVTGEYTTYFGGTVAGALTAINATMTRVNGVFEKDFALHLILQSYPGVIYTDATTDPYSPSSSMGNWNTELMNTLHNNVGDANFDIGHLFGASGGGGNAGCIGCVCNNTLSVGGGAFASYKGSGYTSPADGVPQGDNFDIDYVAHEMGHQLGANHTFSHSIEGTGVNVEPGSGSTIMGYAGITGTSTDVQAHSDAYFHKASIGQVQTNLSLSNKTCDTETSVTNNPPTIASLPSYTIPNKTAFVLTASATDPENDPMTYTWEEVDSGSTSAQTINKTNLGTTTYGASFRSFTPTTSPTRYFPKFPSVLAGVLDNSLNTWESTSQVARTSNFAVTVRDNNANATQQQTNFAQQSITVGSDGPFQITSGYVFSNTSTNLTWDVVNTSAAPYNVANVKIDYSTDNGVSWTVLAASTPNNGTATIVALPASLNGQLIVVRISAIGNVFYALKKITVSTQASCGSAPVGLAASSLTSVGGTVSWAPVNGASSYSLQYKLSSASTWTTVPVSSNTYTLSNLTSCSSYQVQVAAVCSGVTGPYSAPITFSTVCTNYCTDTSTNATLDYVSNVTLASVNNTTGASMYSDFTVNSALQPTLLTNSSNSISVSVTTPTATGNTSAMAVWIDFNKNGTFEASEKVLNKPAVLTSVGTVATTGTFTVPSTAITNSPLRMRVVTIVATAASAGASLPESYACGTFTYGEVEDYNVIVQSSLGTRDVENPNNGIQIYPNPATDFLNITKVSDKATYKIYNAAGQLVSNGNISGGKINVSALIKGAYVIAIEDKGNDSFKSKFIKK